Below is a genomic region from Rhodohalobacter sp. 614A.
TCGCCGCCCATTGCCTCAATGTGTTTCGCAATCAAAGTGCTCGGGAGCGGCAAGTTATCGGCTGCCGATTCTTCCACAGATTGGCTATACGCATTAACTACAGATCCAAATGTTGCAGCTAAAAATAAAATTACGGCGAGGTATTTATTTATTGTTTTCATGATATGGTATCTCCTTATTTAAGTGATTAAAAAATGGATTGTAGGTTAAGAATTCGTTGAGGAGTGTTTCCCTTCTAGGGAGCATTTATAGCATTCTCCTTATCCTGAACTCCCGTTAAATAAAATCTTTCTTGCGAAATTGAATCATGACTGTCAGTACAGGAATGATGATGGCGATGAGCACCTGCGCAATCATGATGCTGTAAACAGTAATATTCCAAACAGCTTGGTTTCCCCAAACGTAGGTACCGACAGAATCCCAATAAACAACCGCCCAAAGATAAGCCGGCGTTGCAAAGCTTGACGTTACGGCTGTAACTACGGTATAACCGATCGACTGGGTGATAATGCATACTGAAAGTATCAATGAATAGAGGGGTAAAACAGAGAGTAAAACCATACACATCATGGGTAAACTGCCCATGGGAAGTATGCCTTGCGAAAATGTTACATAGATACAAACCGCCGAAAGCAAAGCCCACATCACGTAAAATACTCCAATGTTTACCAGGAGTTTGGAGAGAGTATACTGCTTAAAGGTTACGGGCAAACTCATAATAAATATGTGCGTGCCTTTTAGATGATCAAACAATACCGTGTGAGTGACCATATGAATGCCCGCCCCAATGATTGCGCTGGCTAACAGGCAGAAGCCGATGTTCGCCGCTACCAGGCCGGGAATCAAATTGGCTGTCAAAATGCCGGCAACGGCAGGGAGTGACCATAACAGTATTGGTGTCTGATTAATTTTTAAATCTTTTTGAATGAGCTTGTATATCATTGAGTCCGTCATACCGGCACCCCCTTTGCATATTTTACGTTGTTGAGAAAAATCTCTTCCAGTGTCAAACGCTCAATCGTCTCTACGGACATCCCCGTGTTCCTGAATTCTTCCGGAATTTGGTCGTTGTAATTATTTACGGTTACCGTGCACAGTTTGCCACTCTGTTGAATATCTCTGATGTTCGGTAAATCGGGTAATTGATTGCGATTCATATTTATCAGGCGCAATCTTCGCCAGCTGTCCAGAAAATCTTCCTTATTCCGCGAGTCAATAATCTGGCCGTTGTATATAAAGGTGATATAATCTGAGATTTGTTCTACATCTAAAGTATTATGAGATGAAAACAGAATAGACCGGGTTTCATCTTCGAGGGCTTTCATCATTTCGTCGAGAACTTCCTTTCTTGCTGCCGGGTCTAATCCCGTTGTGGGTTCATCGAAAACCAGTAATTTCGGGCGACGAGCCAAGGCCAACAGCAAAGTGGCTTTCACCCGCTGACCATGGGATAATCCCTTAACTTTCTGCTTTTTTTTAAGATCAAAGCGGGGCAGCAATGTTTTGGCATATTCATCATCCCATGAG
It encodes:
- a CDS encoding ABC transporter ATP-binding protein — protein: MNIPLAVNCKGIAKQYPHFQLQNVDLSFEQGTVMGLVGPNGAGKSTILRMIMGLVTPDSGTINVLGYSIPDEQIAAKRNIGFVSEDMRLYDSETIAFHMDFMKSIFNSWDDEYAKTLLPRFDLKKKQKVKGLSHGQRVKATLLLALARRPKLLVFDEPTTGLDPAARKEVLDEMMKALEDETRSILFSSHNTLDVEQISDYITFIYNGQIIDSRNKEDFLDSWRRLRLINMNRNQLPDLPNIRDIQQSGKLCTVTVNNYNDQIPEEFRNTGMSVETIERLTLEEIFLNNVKYAKGVPV